A genomic window from Silene latifolia isolate original U9 population chromosome Y, ASM4854445v1, whole genome shotgun sequence includes:
- the LOC141628888 gene encoding uncharacterized protein LOC141628888 gives MDQPSEGESQARKCLALLVIPSLVFDDLPKGFLLPTANVGTFGIHPSFLDLVERNLFKGVVDEDPVKHVELFTDYCSAIPLAAGVTQDKVKEFLFSFTLIDDAKDWWRDLDKEAAGVKDWSSLALAFYRRYFPPQRTNALRSQITNFTQSAAEDLSEAWARFKKLVRSVPHHRLEQWYLCNQFYNGLLYEQRAVLEAAAQGRFQANVASDKGWSLIENMAIYTADYGSPRSARTEVKENVQQVFSLNILEEICGRCGEEGHDPISCMADSKRVLAYRKFKQGSSFSELYADLTAAEPQNPIEQGQVRITQAEYNDLKATIHAQKLEQQSSIEVFRQMVDRCGSLLFDKDPVNAINLRSGLSYGGPDLVKKNAETDVLEAPGRLKRVKKTEPEFARFGEIVRGLNVNVPFIELLKKVPSYLKFMRKILMRKRSVDVVKTVALTEECSAFLQNRSLTKLSDPGLSIADTGDVIGSSATDEESEVDDKADVHGQSKRKKVEMKTETGAEPKKKKSPMKTIWRPTSTTKDVEGISMSQEPFAGLLACFGT, from the exons ATGGATCAacctagtgagggcgaaagtcaagCTAGAA AATGCCTAGCATTGCTAGTCATTCCGAGCCTCGTCTTTGATGATTTGCCTAAGGGATTCTTACTACCCACGGCTAATGTGGGTACTTTTGGTATCCATCCGTCCTTCCTTGATTTGGTGGAGCGGAATTTGTTCAAAGGGGTGGTAGATGAGGATCCAGTCAAACATGTTGAGCTTTTTACTGATTATTGCTCAGCCATTCCTTTAGCTGCTGGTGTGACGCAAGATAAGGTGAAGGAATTCCTTTTCTCCTTTACTTTGATTGATGATGCTAAGGACTGGTGGAGGGATTTAGACAAGGAGGCTGCTGGGGTAAAGGATTGGAGTTCGTTGGCTCTAGCATTTTATAGGCGGTATTTTCCTCCTCAGCGAACCAATGCGCTGAGGAGTCAAATTACCAATTTCACTCAATCTGCTGCTGAAGATTTGAGTGAAGCATGGGCAAGATTCAAGAAGCTGGTTCGCTCAGTTCCACATCACCGACTTGAGCAATGGTACttgtgcaaccagttttacaatgggttgCTTTACGAGCAAAGAGCCGTATTAGAAGCCGCTGCACAAGGGAGATTCCAAGCTAATGTTGCAAGTGATAAGGGTTGGTCATTGATTGAGAATATGGCCATCTATACAGCTGACTATGGGAGTCCAAGAAGTGCTAGAACGGAAGTGAAAGAAAATGTGCAGCAAGTTTTTTCTTTGAATATTCTAGAAGAAATTTGTGGTAGATGCGGGGAGGAAGGGCATGACCCAATTTCTTGTATGGCGGATTCCAAGAGAGTGCTAGCTTATAGGAAATTTAAGCAAGGAAGTTCATTTTCTGAGTTGTATGCCGATTTGACTGCTGCGGAACCTCAAAATCCCATAGAGCAAGGTCAAGTACGCATTACCCAAGCCGAGTATAATGACCTTAAAGCTACAATTCATGCGCAAAAACTCGAGCAACAATCTAGCATTGAAGTCTTTCGTCAAATGGTAGATAGATGTGGGTCACTACTCTTCGATAAAGACCCAGTCAATGCGATTAATTTGCGGAGCGGTTTGTCTTATGGCGGACCCGATTTGGTGAAGAAAAATGCCGAAACTGACGTCTTGGAAGCTCCTG GACGCTTGAAGAGGGTCAAGAAGACGGAACCTGAGTTCGCGCGTTTCGGTGAGATTGTACGAGGATTGAATGTCAATGTTCCATTTATCGAGCTGCTGAAAAAGGTACcttcgtatttaaaatttatgcGCAAAATATTAATGCGTAAGAGGTCGGTCGATGTTGTTAAAACTGTAGCCTTGACAGAGGAGTGCTCTGCATTCCTCCAGAATAGGAGTCTGACCAAATTATCCGACCCAG GTTTGAGTATAGCGGATACGGGAGATGTCATTGGAAGTAGTGCTACGGATGAGGAATCCGAGGTGGATGACAAAGCTGATGTTCATGGACAGTCGAAAAGGAAGAAGGTCGAGATGAAGACGGAAACTGGAGCTGAGCCGAAAAAGAAGAAGTCTCCCATGAAGACGATTTGGAGACCGACGTCCACGACGAAGGACGTGGAGGGCATTTCCATGAGCCAGGAGCCCTTTGCgggtttgcttgcttgttttggaACTTGA